The following are encoded in a window of Stieleria sp. JC731 genomic DNA:
- a CDS encoding bL17 family ribosomal protein, whose protein sequence is MRHRRHGRTLGRSPSHRKALLKNLASALFLTERDAELEENAPKVAGRITTTLHKAKEVRPLVEKCITIAKKSIPHAKAAQEFACEADRGSDEYKKWRESEQWKKWADARAPVVAAQRRIVQLIGDREAAAILFDTIAERYVDRQGGYTRIVRLAMPRLGDNGTRAILELVGKNDRVNRTAERPAFDSDESGSDAPAEEAAAE, encoded by the coding sequence ATGCGACACCGACGACATGGCCGCACCCTGGGACGTAGCCCCAGCCACCGCAAGGCCCTGCTGAAAAACCTAGCTAGCGCCCTGTTCCTGACCGAACGCGACGCCGAGTTGGAAGAGAACGCGCCCAAGGTTGCCGGTCGTATCACGACCACGCTGCACAAGGCCAAAGAAGTTCGTCCTTTGGTCGAAAAGTGCATCACTATCGCCAAGAAGTCCATCCCTCACGCTAAAGCTGCACAGGAATTCGCCTGCGAAGCCGATCGTGGAAGCGATGAGTACAAGAAATGGCGTGAGAGCGAGCAGTGGAAGAAGTGGGCTGACGCTCGCGCACCTGTCGTTGCCGCACAACGTCGTATCGTTCAACTGATCGGCGACCGCGAAGCCGCTGCAATTCTGTTCGACACCATCGCAGAACGCTACGTCGATCGCCAAGGTGGCTACACTCGCATCGTGCGATTGGCCATGCCACGTCTGGGCGACAACGGTACACGTGCAATCCTGGAACTGGTTGGCAAGAATGATCGCGTAAATCGCACCGCAGAACGACCTGCGTTCGATAGCGATGAATCAGGTTCAGACGCCCCAGCCGAAGAAGCAGCTGCTGAATAA
- the pgl gene encoding 6-phosphogluconolactonase produces MTTTTEFQPREILAVATYPFEPYTDLATLQASVTDAFCDLVVETLKSQETFSVSLSGGSTPKRVYELLGKRDLPWGRIHFFWGDERNVPHDHQDSNFLMVKTALLDHVPVPASNVHPVQVNVDAPADAARAYAAEMQSHFGSDIPAFDLVLLGMGDDAHTASLFPETKALDEFDASFVENFVPKFDAHRYTMTYPAISAGKNIWFIITGAAKLPALKEVLFGDRDIAKYPSQGIKPTRWFVDAEAVDAS; encoded by the coding sequence GTGACGACTACGACCGAATTCCAACCACGCGAGATTCTAGCTGTGGCGACCTATCCCTTTGAACCGTATACCGACCTTGCGACACTGCAAGCCTCTGTCACCGATGCTTTCTGTGACCTTGTTGTCGAGACATTGAAATCTCAAGAAACGTTTTCTGTCTCTTTGTCTGGCGGCTCAACACCGAAGCGAGTTTACGAGCTTCTCGGAAAGCGTGACCTGCCTTGGGGTCGAATTCATTTCTTTTGGGGTGACGAACGAAACGTCCCGCACGATCATCAGGACAGTAACTTCTTGATGGTTAAAACGGCTCTGCTGGATCACGTTCCGGTTCCAGCATCGAATGTTCATCCCGTTCAGGTAAACGTCGATGCGCCAGCGGATGCGGCTCGAGCATACGCAGCCGAGATGCAGTCGCACTTTGGATCGGACATTCCCGCTTTCGATTTGGTGCTGCTGGGGATGGGAGACGACGCGCACACCGCATCGCTGTTTCCTGAAACGAAAGCGCTCGATGAATTCGATGCCTCATTCGTCGAGAACTTTGTTCCAAAGTTTGACGCACACCGCTACACGATGACTTATCCGGCCATCTCCGCTGGCAAGAACATCTGGTTCATTATCACCGGGGCGGCAAAGTTGCCCGCGCTGAAAGAGGTGCTGTTCGGTGACCGGGATATTGCAAAATACCCATCCCAGGGGATTAAGCCGACGCGATGGTTCGTTGACGCTGAAGCGGTCGACGCGTCGTAA
- a CDS encoding GNAT family N-acetyltransferase, producing MPQFIIRAAERRDVPEIHSMLGELAEFEKLSDQFTGTTDQMEQEIFDRPGGPEALVAADGSGELIAYAIYFENFSTFLCKRGIYLEDIYVRPNFRKQGVGKRILCELANVARERNCGRMEWCVLDWNQNAIDVYQAIGGNVLPDWRIVRLDEAAIENLAGPNVR from the coding sequence ATGCCTCAGTTCATCATCCGCGCCGCCGAACGTCGCGATGTTCCTGAAATCCATTCGATGCTTGGCGAGCTCGCCGAATTTGAAAAGCTAAGCGATCAGTTCACCGGAACGACAGATCAGATGGAGCAAGAAATCTTCGACCGCCCCGGCGGTCCGGAAGCTCTCGTCGCTGCGGATGGATCCGGTGAACTCATCGCCTATGCGATCTACTTTGAAAATTTCTCCACGTTCCTTTGCAAACGTGGAATCTATCTCGAGGACATCTACGTCCGCCCGAACTTCCGAAAACAAGGCGTCGGCAAACGCATCCTTTGCGAACTGGCCAATGTCGCTCGGGAAAGAAACTGTGGCCGGATGGAGTGGTGCGTGTTGGATTGGAATCAAAACGCCATTGACGTTTACCAGGCGATCGGCGGGAACGTCCTCCCTGATTGGAGAATTGTGCGACTCGATGAAGCCGCGATCGAAAACTTGGCGGGACCCAACGTCAGATAG
- a CDS encoding RNA polymerase sigma factor, whose translation MNRRSHKTTFDRWLDHHLGLLLKVAASFSSDKIDRDDLLQEMTFQMWRSIPNYDGRVRESTWIYRVALYTAIRWSKVESKRRQRTTQLEQPSIVIDQTDSDPRLRWLYEKISELDPIDRSLALLMLDGFSYHEMSDMLGLSESNVGVRISRLKKQLIQKLEQEQNDDS comes from the coding sequence ATGAATCGACGATCCCACAAAACAACATTCGACCGATGGCTAGACCATCATCTCGGCTTGTTGCTGAAAGTGGCCGCATCGTTCTCGAGCGACAAAATCGATCGTGACGACTTGCTTCAAGAAATGACCTTTCAGATGTGGCGATCGATTCCGAACTACGACGGTCGAGTTCGTGAATCGACTTGGATCTACCGTGTCGCGTTGTACACAGCGATTCGATGGTCCAAGGTGGAATCCAAGCGACGTCAAAGGACGACGCAACTGGAACAACCCTCGATCGTCATCGATCAAACGGATTCCGATCCGCGATTGCGTTGGCTCTACGAAAAAATTTCCGAGCTTGATCCGATCGATCGATCCCTAGCGTTGTTGATGCTTGATGGTTTCAGCTACCACGAGATGTCAGACATGCTGGGGCTTAGCGAAAGCAACGTGGGCGTCCGAATCAGCCGCTTGAAAAAACAGTTGATCCAAAAACTTGAACAGGAACAAAACGATGACTCTTGA
- a CDS encoding arylsulfatase B, whose translation MLALAILLSLAISPLAFAQQSPPPNIVLILSDDMGWADPGFQGGDKTLTPNMDALAEQSLRMTQFYAHSVCAPTRAALMTGRYAFRNWMDWRSEDFGKPSYLKKLGLELAHNEKGEPTRMLHGLPGREHTLAEVLHDAGYFTALVGKWHLGEWLDEQLPRGQGFDHQYGHYGWGIDYNNYTIPHNSPATFAVYDWHRNGQPVDEQGYSTDLFANEAVRLISEQTADKPFFIYVPFNAIHGPLEDIPRYTDRLDKRSAALKCLDDAVGRIVSSIDQHGFSDNTLVIFANDNGGLTEEVNRPLRGTKNTTFEGGVRVACLMRWPDKINAGQTSDEMMHVVDLLPTLASIAGATTERCSKLDGLDQSATLLHGGTGVRKEIVYEVTGSVRLPTIRMGDYKLMGDMLFNLAADPGEKNDIAKQNPTIVAKMKMRLEQYSEQRPPLSDIIGDPPVLMDPPQPYVYGQQENKNVPQWLKSRVDAVRAKQPQSWAPGETPWPQAPTGATIKYSGDGR comes from the coding sequence ATGCTTGCTCTCGCAATTTTGCTTTCACTCGCCATTTCTCCACTGGCGTTCGCTCAACAATCACCGCCGCCGAATATCGTTTTGATTCTGTCGGATGATATGGGGTGGGCGGACCCTGGTTTTCAAGGCGGTGACAAAACGCTGACACCCAACATGGATGCGTTGGCTGAACAAAGCCTACGCATGACTCAGTTTTACGCTCATTCGGTTTGTGCACCAACACGAGCGGCACTGATGACGGGACGCTACGCCTTCCGAAATTGGATGGATTGGAGAAGCGAAGACTTCGGTAAACCAAGCTACCTCAAAAAACTCGGCTTGGAACTCGCACACAACGAAAAGGGTGAACCGACCCGAATGCTCCATGGGCTTCCTGGTCGCGAACACACGCTGGCAGAGGTGTTGCATGATGCAGGTTACTTCACTGCTTTGGTTGGGAAGTGGCACCTAGGTGAATGGCTCGACGAACAGCTACCTCGCGGCCAGGGCTTTGACCATCAGTACGGTCACTATGGCTGGGGCATTGACTACAACAACTACACAATACCTCACAACAGCCCGGCGACCTTCGCCGTCTATGATTGGCACCGCAATGGCCAGCCGGTTGACGAACAAGGCTACAGCACCGATCTGTTTGCCAATGAAGCCGTTCGACTTATTAGCGAACAGACCGCAGACAAACCGTTCTTTATCTACGTTCCATTCAATGCCATCCATGGTCCTCTAGAAGACATCCCGCGCTACACCGATCGGCTTGATAAACGATCGGCAGCACTAAAATGCCTCGATGATGCTGTTGGGCGTATCGTTTCATCCATTGACCAACATGGCTTTTCGGACAACACATTGGTCATCTTTGCCAATGACAATGGCGGCTTGACCGAGGAAGTCAATCGTCCGCTTCGTGGAACCAAGAACACGACTTTCGAAGGTGGTGTGCGTGTTGCGTGCCTCATGCGATGGCCTGACAAAATTAACGCGGGACAAACAAGCGATGAAATGATGCATGTCGTTGACCTCTTGCCAACACTGGCTTCGATCGCGGGCGCGACGACAGAACGATGCAGCAAGCTTGACGGTCTGGATCAATCCGCCACTTTGCTTCACGGGGGAACGGGGGTTCGGAAAGAGATTGTCTATGAGGTCACCGGCAGCGTTCGATTACCCACGATTCGAATGGGAGACTACAAACTAATGGGCGATATGCTTTTCAACCTCGCAGCAGACCCTGGTGAAAAGAATGACATCGCCAAGCAGAACCCCACCATCGTCGCAAAAATGAAAATGCGACTGGAGCAGTACAGCGAACAACGCCCACCGTTGTCAGACATCATCGGCGATCCACCTGTGTTGATGGACCCGCCACAGCCCTATGTCTACGGTCAACAGGAAAACAAGAACGTTCCGCAGTGGCTAAAATCACGCGTTGATGCGGTTCGTGCTAAACAGCCGCAATCTTGGGCACCGGGTGAAACACCTTGGCCACAAGCTCCCACCGGCGCGACTATCAAGTATTCTGGTGATGGGCGTTAG
- a CDS encoding DUF4832 domain-containing protein produces the protein MVKPIFTFRFLAAALVYCVFYSTPLFGQSYELKPSASPADNPLKGLVPYARPMPNRFPHSMEFQYFALSDLMLDIDKFDWIPLEELLDDVASRGNQAVVRVYMEYPGKEKGIPKFLVDGGLKVHRYLNTNTAPFPPTKVITPDYEDPRLREALKNFIAAFGKRYDNDPRLAYITAGLLGTWGEWHTYPKDELWASNRTQSIVLDAYEAAFKSTPVLLRYPAGPNHYAQAENASRAMGYHDDSFAWATLSTGRKQDDWFYMPALKTAGKQATEKWTTQPIGGEIRPEVWGKIFDDQSTWPKQAQSFHDCVSQTHATWLMDTGMFREQAKPDRMATALAEVQRMGYDFYVQHVDITTSKTGSTQLKIDVINQGVAPLYADWDTEIALLNSEKIIAYRQTDDQLSFRGLLPSAEKHSLTTTFEAPSEGSFTVLLRVINPLKGGKPLRFANEDQDKSISGWLTLGQLIVQPE, from the coding sequence ATGGTGAAACCGATCTTCACGTTTCGATTTCTGGCCGCAGCCCTGGTGTACTGTGTCTTTTATTCAACACCGTTGTTTGGTCAGTCTTACGAACTGAAACCCTCGGCCAGTCCAGCTGACAACCCATTGAAGGGTTTGGTTCCCTATGCTCGACCGATGCCCAATCGCTTTCCGCACAGTATGGAGTTTCAATACTTTGCGTTAAGCGATTTGATGTTGGACATCGACAAGTTTGACTGGATACCTCTTGAAGAGTTGCTTGACGATGTGGCATCTCGCGGAAACCAAGCCGTCGTCCGCGTCTACATGGAATACCCCGGTAAGGAAAAAGGCATTCCGAAATTCTTGGTTGACGGCGGCCTCAAAGTTCATCGCTACCTAAACACCAACACAGCACCTTTCCCACCGACCAAAGTGATCACGCCGGACTACGAGGATCCTCGGCTTCGAGAGGCGTTAAAGAACTTTATCGCCGCGTTTGGCAAACGCTATGACAACGATCCTCGACTGGCTTACATCACCGCGGGCCTACTTGGAACCTGGGGCGAATGGCACACCTATCCAAAAGACGAACTGTGGGCGAGCAATCGAACACAATCGATCGTCCTTGATGCCTACGAAGCGGCATTCAAATCCACACCAGTGCTACTGCGGTATCCCGCCGGCCCGAACCACTACGCGCAAGCCGAAAATGCAAGTCGAGCGATGGGATACCACGATGATTCCTTCGCATGGGCAACTCTTTCGACCGGACGCAAACAAGACGATTGGTTCTACATGCCCGCGTTGAAGACGGCTGGCAAACAGGCGACCGAAAAATGGACAACTCAACCGATCGGCGGTGAAATCCGACCAGAGGTCTGGGGAAAGATATTCGACGATCAATCAACCTGGCCAAAGCAGGCACAAAGCTTCCACGATTGTGTTAGCCAAACGCACGCGACTTGGCTGATGGATACCGGGATGTTTCGTGAGCAGGCAAAGCCAGATCGAATGGCAACCGCACTCGCCGAAGTCCAACGGATGGGCTACGACTTTTACGTCCAACATGTGGACATCACGACATCGAAGACCGGTTCTACTCAATTAAAGATTGACGTGATCAACCAAGGTGTCGCCCCGCTTTACGCCGACTGGGATACCGAAATCGCACTACTGAATTCGGAAAAGATAATCGCCTATCGTCAAACCGACGATCAGCTTTCGTTTCGTGGCTTATTGCCATCGGCCGAGAAGCATTCGCTGACAACGACTTTCGAAGCACCATCAGAGGGCAGCTTCACGGTTCTTTTGCGAGTCATCAATCCTCTTAAAGGCGGCAAGCCGCTTCGCTTTGCCAACGAGGATCAAGACAAGTCCATTTCAGGTTGGTTAACACTGGGGCAATTGATCGTACAACCCGAATAA
- a CDS encoding N-acetylglucosamine kinase, giving the protein MTSEHDSPLFVGVDAGGTKTAAWVGDHETIDGLDIRAISEAIGGSANPRVVGFQPAADTIGEVIHQALNDVANDSEGTNQRLARICVAAAGAGRHEEQETLKGMLQKRFPNTRIRVVDDALPVLAAASESITGIALIAGTGSFAWGRNRHGESGRVGGWGPIIGDPGSGYAIALAGLDAVARAIDRRIPPTSMLDAFCHELNLSIPSQIIDRIYDPAMTRRDIAGLSKIVFRAAELGDSSATKILDHAVSELVVHVSSLANRLKLQRGSTLAMTGGILVHQRRLREQLLAALHLFDLKPVVVMNPVAGSLRLAARGSE; this is encoded by the coding sequence ATGACTAGCGAGCATGATTCTCCACTATTTGTTGGTGTCGACGCGGGCGGTACGAAAACAGCCGCCTGGGTCGGAGATCACGAGACTATCGACGGCTTGGATATACGCGCCATTTCAGAAGCCATTGGTGGAAGCGCGAACCCTCGCGTCGTCGGCTTCCAACCAGCTGCCGATACGATAGGAGAAGTGATCCACCAGGCACTCAATGACGTTGCGAACGATTCGGAAGGGACGAACCAAAGACTTGCCCGTATCTGTGTTGCTGCTGCAGGGGCTGGTCGGCATGAGGAACAAGAAACCCTCAAAGGGATGTTGCAAAAACGATTTCCCAACACACGAATTCGAGTCGTCGACGACGCTTTGCCTGTGCTGGCTGCGGCTTCGGAGTCGATCACAGGGATTGCGTTAATTGCTGGCACTGGCTCCTTCGCGTGGGGGCGGAATCGTCACGGTGAATCCGGGCGTGTCGGCGGGTGGGGACCCATCATCGGGGACCCAGGAAGCGGTTACGCCATCGCCCTGGCGGGGCTCGACGCGGTGGCACGAGCCATCGATCGGCGAATCCCACCGACGTCCATGTTGGACGCATTTTGTCACGAGCTGAATCTATCGATTCCATCGCAGATTATCGATCGAATCTACGATCCCGCGATGACTCGTCGGGATATCGCCGGGCTTAGCAAAATTGTGTTTCGAGCGGCGGAACTGGGGGACTCATCGGCAACGAAAATCCTCGATCATGCGGTGTCCGAACTGGTCGTCCATGTCAGTTCATTGGCAAACCGATTGAAATTACAACGTGGATCAACTTTGGCGATGACGGGCGGAATACTTGTCCATCAACGTCGGCTGCGCGAACAGCTGCTTGCCGCTTTGCATTTGTTTGATCTGAAACCGGTCGTGGTGATGAACCCTGTCGCGGGTTCGTTGCGTCTGGCCGCACGGGGCAGCGAGTAG
- the murQ gene encoding N-acetylmuramic acid 6-phosphate etherase, with amino-acid sequence MSGLSIDQQLERLTTESVNPLSDQIDTLSSLEIVRLINREDALIAEAVAKQEQAISEAIDVIADRIRRGGRLVYIGAGTSGRLGVLDASECPPTFNTPPELVVGLIAGGDSALRCPAEGVEDIPQRGEDDLRGVKLCSLDVVVGIATSGRTPYVIGGLTYANSIDAFSIGLACNEGSPLSNIAALMITPIVGPELISGSTRMKAGTATKMILNMLTTGVMVQLGKTYGNLMVDLRASNTKLVARTRRLMSRITGISIGQAQHILEQCDGDLKTAVVCHQCGVSMEQAQRLLRQAKGHLRTAIELGQRAPS; translated from the coding sequence ATGAGTGGACTTTCGATCGATCAACAACTGGAACGACTCACGACCGAAAGCGTCAATCCGCTTTCTGATCAGATCGATACGCTGTCATCACTGGAGATCGTTCGATTGATCAATCGCGAAGACGCATTGATTGCCGAAGCGGTTGCCAAACAAGAGCAGGCAATCTCCGAGGCCATCGATGTTATCGCCGATCGAATACGACGTGGTGGGCGATTGGTCTACATCGGTGCGGGAACCTCTGGGCGGTTGGGTGTGCTCGACGCATCGGAGTGCCCGCCGACTTTCAATACGCCGCCTGAGTTGGTTGTTGGATTAATAGCGGGCGGGGATTCGGCACTGCGATGTCCCGCCGAAGGCGTCGAAGACATTCCGCAGCGAGGTGAGGATGATTTGCGCGGCGTCAAGCTTTGTAGCCTCGATGTCGTTGTCGGGATCGCAACCAGCGGGCGAACGCCCTATGTGATCGGAGGGTTGACCTATGCCAATTCCATCGACGCGTTCTCAATCGGGTTGGCATGCAATGAAGGATCGCCACTGTCGAATATCGCCGCATTGATGATCACTCCAATCGTCGGTCCCGAACTGATTAGCGGTTCGACACGAATGAAGGCCGGTACGGCGACAAAGATGATTTTGAACATGCTAACGACCGGCGTGATGGTTCAGCTAGGCAAGACCTACGGCAACTTGATGGTTGATCTACGCGCCAGCAACACAAAGCTTGTCGCGCGGACGAGACGCTTGATGTCGCGAATCACTGGCATCTCAATCGGGCAAGCTCAACACATCCTTGAACAGTGCGACGGCGATTTGAAAACAGCTGTCGTCTGCCATCAATGCGGTGTATCTATGGAACAGGCACAGCGGCTACTGAGACAAGCGAAGGGGCACTTGCGGACTGCTATCGAACTTGGACAAAGAGCTCCGTCATGA
- a CDS encoding exo-beta-N-acetylmuramidase NamZ domain-containing protein, which produces MIQEIGSTTRRSIVKWLCVLACLTGLPGFSAAQTPVAPIVHSGIDVLKQTDFKQLDGQRVGLISNHTGVDWQGNETAVLLHQAPNVDLVTLFSPEHGYHGQLDQSQIANDEDKSTGLKIISLYGATRRPTPEMLAEIDTIVFDIQDIGTRFYTYISTMGEAMLAANELGKRFVVLDRPNPIGGLKVAGPMLDPGTESFVGFHPLPIRHGMTIGELAKMFHTELGLTNQLEVIPCRGWDRSMPYDETGQVWINPSPNMRSLTQAFLYPGVGMLETSNLSVGRGTDTPFEVIGAPWIDPVHWAAELRKEPPLGVRFVPIRFVPNSSKYQGETCGGVNIVIVDRSAFEPIELGVVLAVTLQKLYSDEWKAKSANRLLGSKETMQAILDFQPTEMVMKSTTNGLELFLKRRAKFLLY; this is translated from the coding sequence ATGATTCAAGAAATCGGTTCGACAACCCGCAGGTCCATCGTGAAGTGGCTGTGCGTCTTGGCTTGCCTTACGGGACTCCCCGGATTCAGTGCCGCGCAGACGCCCGTAGCTCCGATCGTCCATTCCGGGATTGATGTTCTAAAACAAACTGACTTCAAACAACTCGACGGACAGCGAGTGGGTCTGATCTCGAATCATACGGGCGTCGACTGGCAAGGAAATGAAACGGCAGTCCTGCTCCACCAGGCTCCCAATGTTGACCTCGTGACTTTGTTCAGTCCCGAGCACGGCTACCACGGCCAATTGGATCAGTCGCAAATCGCGAACGACGAAGACAAAAGCACCGGGCTGAAAATCATCAGCCTCTATGGAGCGACCAGACGTCCGACTCCGGAAATGCTCGCTGAGATCGACACAATTGTCTTTGACATTCAAGACATCGGCACTCGCTTCTACACCTACATCTCGACAATGGGCGAAGCGATGCTGGCTGCTAACGAACTGGGAAAAAGGTTTGTCGTTCTTGACCGCCCCAACCCGATTGGCGGATTGAAAGTTGCCGGACCGATGCTTGATCCAGGCACCGAATCGTTCGTCGGTTTCCATCCGCTTCCGATCCGACATGGAATGACAATTGGCGAGCTTGCCAAAATGTTCCATACCGAACTCGGTTTGACAAACCAGCTCGAAGTCATTCCCTGTCGCGGTTGGGATCGATCGATGCCCTATGATGAAACCGGACAAGTTTGGATCAATCCGTCGCCGAACATGCGCTCGCTAACCCAAGCGTTTCTTTATCCGGGTGTTGGCATGCTGGAAACATCGAACCTGTCGGTAGGGCGTGGCACAGACACTCCGTTTGAAGTGATCGGTGCACCGTGGATCGATCCGGTTCACTGGGCCGCAGAACTAAGAAAAGAGCCTCCGCTTGGAGTCCGCTTTGTTCCCATTCGCTTTGTACCCAACAGCAGCAAGTACCAAGGAGAGACTTGCGGTGGTGTCAATATTGTCATCGTGGATCGCAGTGCGTTCGAACCGATCGAACTTGGTGTGGTATTGGCCGTGACTTTACAAAAGCTCTACTCCGATGAATGGAAAGCAAAATCTGCGAATCGATTGCTTGGTAGTAAAGAAACGATGCAAGCGATCCTCGATTTCCAACCCACCGAAATGGTCATGAAATCAACAACCAACGGATTGGAACTATTTCTCAAACGTCGTGCAAAATTTCTTCTCTATTGA
- a CDS encoding TMEM43 family protein — MGTHVTEESWFGRIGGAIKGIFFGGLLTVVSVPLLFWNEGRAVHTAKGLKEGASVVVDIQPENVDSANEGKFVHTTGETTTSDVLKDDEFNVSFNGIRLTRNVEMYQWKENRETSREKKLGGGTRKITEYTYEKGWYPGLIDSKNFDEPQHKNPTQSPFSTREQQADNVQLGKFRLPDSLIDKISDEEYIELKESNIPVGYEGRATIVREGNDEVSQMYLSQTAVTSKEKSQPANEASDSKTSEEAVSAEDQEVLDLIAPHVEEKSAAASEGNSSNQAENTADLSDLESPAAAPQIGDVRVWFTATPVSTVSLLSQQKADSFTPFQTSYGTEIHTLQMGAASAAEMIAHEESVNRALTWALRIGGTFIMFLGLVMILRPLVVVADVLPFLGSLVGFGTALVAGLLTIAGSMTVIGFAWVFYRPVLGVSLLIVAAVAIYLVVSRAKKGRTGGPETLTASDLA, encoded by the coding sequence ATGGGTACACACGTCACTGAAGAATCATGGTTTGGGCGGATCGGAGGTGCGATCAAAGGGATCTTCTTTGGAGGATTGCTGACGGTTGTTTCAGTACCACTGTTGTTCTGGAATGAAGGACGTGCGGTTCACACCGCAAAAGGTCTGAAAGAAGGGGCCAGCGTCGTCGTTGACATCCAACCAGAAAATGTCGATTCGGCAAACGAAGGAAAATTCGTTCATACCACAGGCGAGACCACGACCAGCGATGTTTTGAAGGACGACGAATTCAACGTGTCGTTCAACGGGATTCGCCTGACTCGGAACGTCGAGATGTACCAATGGAAGGAAAATCGCGAGACGAGCCGCGAGAAAAAGCTTGGGGGCGGCACTCGAAAGATCACCGAATACACCTACGAAAAAGGTTGGTATCCCGGACTGATCGATTCAAAAAACTTTGACGAGCCACAACACAAAAACCCAACCCAATCACCGTTTTCAACTCGTGAGCAACAAGCTGACAACGTGCAACTGGGGAAATTTCGTCTGCCAGATTCGCTGATCGACAAAATCAGCGACGAGGAGTACATCGAACTGAAGGAATCGAATATTCCAGTAGGTTATGAAGGCAGAGCCACCATCGTTCGCGAGGGAAACGATGAGGTCAGTCAAATGTATCTTTCTCAAACTGCGGTTACGTCAAAAGAGAAGTCACAACCAGCTAACGAAGCTTCGGACAGCAAAACCTCAGAGGAAGCGGTTTCAGCTGAGGATCAGGAAGTCCTCGATTTGATCGCTCCACACGTTGAAGAAAAAAGTGCGGCTGCCAGCGAAGGAAACTCTTCAAACCAAGCCGAAAACACTGCCGATTTGTCTGACCTAGAAAGTCCAGCGGCCGCCCCACAGATCGGCGACGTGCGAGTCTGGTTCACCGCGACCCCGGTATCGACGGTCAGCTTGCTAAGCCAACAAAAAGCAGACTCGTTCACACCGTTTCAGACTTCCTATGGGACCGAAATCCACACACTGCAAATGGGTGCCGCCAGCGCTGCGGAAATGATCGCTCACGAAGAATCTGTCAACCGAGCGTTGACTTGGGCACTTCGAATTGGCGGTACGTTTATCATGTTCCTGGGTCTCGTCATGATCCTTCGCCCACTTGTTGTCGTCGCTGACGTACTGCCATTCCTGGGCTCACTGGTCGGTTTTGGAACAGCCCTCGTTGCCGGATTGTTGACGATTGCCGGATCCATGACCGTGATCGGATTCGCATGGGTTTTCTACCGTCCGGTGCTCGGTGTTTCGCTTTTGATTGTCGCCGCTGTTGCAATCTACCTGGTTGTCAGTCGCGCCAAGAAAGGCCGAACCGGTGGACCTGAAACATTGACCGCGTCCGATTTGGCGTAA